The proteins below are encoded in one region of Hordeum vulgare subsp. vulgare chromosome 3H, MorexV3_pseudomolecules_assembly, whole genome shotgun sequence:
- the LOC123441189 gene encoding vacuolar protein sorting-associated protein 25-like, whose product MQRPVDFKLPHFFNYPPYFTLQPVRETREKQVQLWKELILDYCRSQKMYIISLEEDFPLFSNPKIERSLSYEAKEAFLAALVSEGRAEWVDKSHKKCLILWLRIQDWANYILDFVKENGLEVTTIEDIRSGIETHGTELAGIDRGVLMRALRLLEQKGKAVIFKGTSADDEGVKFSV is encoded by the exons ATGCAGCGGCCGGTGGATTTCAAGCTCCCCCACTTTTTCAACTATCCGCCCTACTTTAC TTTGCAGCCTGTGAGAGAAACACGTGAAAAGCAAGTGCAGCTATGGAAAGAGCTGATACTTGATTACTGTAGAAGTCAAAAGATGTATATAATCTCCCTGGAAGAAGATTTTCCGTTGTTCTCCAATCCAAAGATTGAGA GATCTCTAAGCTATGAAGCAAAGGAGGCGTTCCTTGCAGCTCTTGTTAGTGAAG GTCGCGCAGAGTGGGTTGACAAAAGTCACAAGAAGTGTCTCATTCTTTGGCTGCGGATTCAAGATTGGGCTAACTACATATTAGACTTT GTAAAGGAAAATGGGTTGGAAGTGACAACAATTGAGGATATACGCTCTGGAATTGAAACACATGGGACTG AACTTGCGGGAATTGATCGTGGTGTCCTGATGCGAGCTTTGAGGCTATTGGAACAAAAGGGAAAGGCAGTTATCTTTAAGGGCACTTCCGCGGACGATGAAGGCGTCAAATTTTCTGTTTAA